TAGGTGGTTCTCATGAGGTTGTTGCTCCAGGCAGATTCGGATGGCGGGGCGGCGCTTGGCGCGCGGCCCCGGTGCAGAGGCAGGATTCGTGTCGGGGTGGAACCGAGGCGTCAGTGCGCGGCCGGCAGTGGGCCGTCAGGACCGGGGGCAGAGCCTTCCGCGCCCGGCCCCGTCAATTTCGAGCGGCCACCGGCAGGGCCGGCGGTGCGGGCGGCGGCGGTGCCACCACACCCATCGAGATGATGTACTTGAGCGCCTCGTCCACGCTCATGTGCAGCGGCCGGATGGCACTGCGCGGCATGATCAGGAAGAAGCCCGAGGTCGGGTTGGGCGTGGTCGGCACGTACAGGCCGATGTGCTCGCCATCGAGATGGGCCGCCACCTCGCTGGCCGGCCGGCCGGTGACGAAGGCGATGGTCCACGAGCCCTGGTGCGGGTACTGCACCAGCACGGCCTCGCGAAAAGCGTTGCCGCTGCTGGAAAACAGCGTGTCGGAAACCTGCTTGACCGAGCTGTAGATCGACTTGACCAGCGGGATGCGGTTCATCACGCGATCCCACTGCCGCACCCACCACTGGCCGAAGATGTTGGTGGCGAAGACACCGGTGACCAGCAGCAGCGCCAGCATCACCACGGCGCCCAGGAAGCGCGTGTCGCGCAGGCGCTCGATGGTGGCATCGGCGCTCACCGGCAGCACGGCCTTGCCCACCGACAGCAGCGACGAGAACACGCCGTCCATCAGGCCCAGCAGCCACAGCATCACCCACACGGTGATGGCCAGCGGCAGCCAGACGAGCAGGCCGGCGACGAGGTACTTTTTCACGTTGATCCTGGCAGGTGCAGCGGTCGGTTCAGTGGCAGGCGCAAGAGCCGGCACAGCCGCCGGCGGCCGGTGCCGAGCTGCTGGCCGCCTCGGCCTTGGGCTCGGCAGCCTTGGTCTCGCTGCTGCCCGGTGCGGCCGCTGCCGCGGTGCCGGTTGCGGCGGCAGCCGGCGCGCTGCCGCTGCTCTTGAAATCGGTGGCGTACCAGCCCGAACCCTTGAGCTGGAAACCGGCGGCCGTCAGCTGCTTGCTGAAGGCTTCGGCACCACAGGCGGGACAGGTGCTCAGCACCGGGTCCGACATCTTCTGCAGCACGTCCTTCGCATGGCCGCAGGCGGTGCAGCGATAGGCGTAGATCGGCATGGCTAAACCCTTGACGCAAAACGTTAAATTATAGGGGCCGAGCAAGATGCCTGGGTCAGGCCCAGCAACCGCCGCGAGCCGGCTCTGCCGGTTCGCTGGCGGCGCCCCCATCAGGCCCGCGCGAAGCGCGCAGGGGATGGACCTAATTCAAGCCCTTGACGTGGTGATCGGCGTCGTGGCGGTTGCGCAGCCACTGCGGCGCCAGCGAGCCCAGCACCATGCCGGCGGCCGCCGCCAGCAGGCCGGCCAGCTGGCCCGGAAACTGCTCACCCAGGCCGCTGATCTGCGGAAAGAACAGCACCCACACCGCAATGCCGGCCACCACCGAGACGATGGCGCCCTGCGTGGTGGCGCGCTGCCAGTACAGGCCGAAGACCAGCGGCACGAAGGCGCCGACCAGCGTGACCTGGTAGGCCGAGGACACCAGGTCGTAGATCGGCGTGCCCTTCATCGCGATGGCATAGGCCAGCACGATGGCCGCAAAGGCCACGATCGACACGCGCATCGCACGCAGCTGCTGGCGGTCGCCCATGTGCGGGCGCAGGTTCTTCAGAATGTTCTCGACGAAGCTGGTGCTGGGCGCCAGCAGCGTGGCCGACGAGGTGCTCTTGATCGCCGACAGCAGCGCGCCGAAGAACAGGATCTGCATCACCAGCGGCATCTTGCTCATCACGAAGGTGGGCAGCAGGCGCTGGTAGTCCTCCTTGGCGATGGTCATGGCCTCGTCGCCCATCACCACCACCGCGCTGGCCACCACGAACATCGGCACAAAGGCGAACAGGATGTAGCTGACGCCGCCGATCACCGCGCCGTTGCGGGCCGTGGTGGCGTCCTTGGCCGACATCACGCGCTGGTACACGTCCTGCTGCGGAATGCTGCCCAGCATCATGGTCACCGCCGCGGCGATGAAAAACGCCACGTCGTTGAAGCTCGGCTCGGGCAGAAAGCGCCACAGGTCCTGCGAGCCGATCTTGTCGAACACCACGCCGGCGCCGCCGGCCAGATCGGCCGAGAACACCGCGATGATGCTCATGCCCACCACCAGCACGATCATCTGGATGAAGTCGGTCCAGGCCACGGCCAGGAAGCCGCCCACCACCACGTAGATCAGCACCGCCAGCGTGCCCACCACCATGCCGGCGGTCTCGCTCATGGCGCCGTTGGTCAGCACGCTGAACACCAGGCCCAGCGCGGTGATCTGCGCCGCCACCCAGCCCAGGTAGCTGAGGATGATGGCGCCTGAGCAGAACACCTCGATGCCCTTGCCGTAGCGCTGGCGGTAGAAGTCGCCAATGGTCAGCAGGTTCATGCGGTAGAGCCGGGCCGCGAAGAACAGGCCCACCAGGATCAGGCAGGTGCCGGCGCCGAAGGGGTCTTCGACGATGGCATTGAGCCCGCCCTGCACGAACTTGGCCGGGATGCCCATCACCGTCTCGGCCCCGAACCAGGTGGCGAAGGTGGTGGTGATCACCATGATCAGCGGCAGGCTGCGCCCGGCGATGGCGAAATCGGTGGTGTTCTTGATGCGCGTGCCGGCCCACATGCCGAGTGCCAGGGTGCCCAGCAGGTAGAGCACGACGAAGACGATCAGGGTGGTGTTCATGCGGATCGGGCGAACAACGGTGACAGGCCAGTGAAACGCGCCGGATTATCGATGCGGCCGCCCGTTGCTGGCCGCCGGGTGGCCGGCCACCTCAGCAGAATCAGTGCCAGCGCAGCAGCACCTGGGCCGCCAGCGCACCCGCCACGAAGCCGATGGCCCCGTACAGCAGCGCCTGCAGCAGCCGGTTGGTGCGCCGCTGCTCGGCCACCAGGGCCAGCAGCGCGGGATCGGGCTCGCGGCCACGCTGCAGCGCCTGGTGCATCAGGCGCGGCAGCTCGGGCAGCAGCTGGGCGTAGCGCGGCGCCTCGTTCTTGACCCGCTCCACCAGGGCCGGCCAGCCCACCTGGCGCTGCATCCAGGTTTCCAGGAAGGGCTTGGCGGTGTTCCACAGGTCGAGTTCGGGGTCGAGCTGGCGGCCCAGGCCCTCGATGTTGAGCAGGGTCTTCTGCAGCAGCACCAGCTGCGGCTGGATCTCGACGTTGAAGCGGCGCGAGGTCTGGAACAGGCGCATCAGCACCTGGCCCAGCGAGATGTCCTTCAGCGGCCGGTCGAAATGCGGCTCGCACACCGCACGGATGGCGCTTTCCAGCGCATCCACCCGGGTGTTGGGCGGCACCCAGCCGCTTTCCACATGCAGTTCGGCCACGCGCTTGTAGTCGCGGCGGAAGAAGGCCAGGAAGTTCTGCGCCAGGTATTCCTTGTCCCAGTCAGTCAGCGTGCCGACGATGCCGAAGTCGAGCGCGATGTAGCGCCCGAAGCTCTTCGGATCGATGCTGACCTGGATGTTGCCCGGGTGCATGTCGGCATGGAAGAAGCCGTCGCGGAAGACCTGGGTGAAGAAGATCGTGACGCCATCGCGCGCCAGCTTGCGGATGTCGACACCGGCCTCGCGCAGGCGGGCGATCTGGCTGATCTGCACGCCGTCCATGCGCTGCATCACCATCACGGTGGGGGTGCAGAAGTCCCACACCATCTCGGGCACCAGCACCAGGTCCAGGCCCTGCATGTTGCGGCGCAGCTGCGCGGCATTGGCGGCCTCGCGCACCAGGTCGAGCTCGTCGTGCAGGTAGGTGTCGAACTCGGCCACCACCTCCTTGGGCTTGAGCCGCTTGCCATCGGCCCAGACCCGCTCGACCACGCGGGCCAGCGAGTACAGCAGGCCGAGATCGTGCTCGATGACATCAAGCATGCCCGGGCGCAGCACCTTCACCGCCACCTCGCGGCCGGGCGAGCCGTCGGCATTGCGCAGCGTGGCGAAATGCACCTGGGCGATCGAGGCACTGGCCACCGGCGTGGTGTCGAACTGCGCAAACACCTCGTCGAGCCGGCGACCGAAGGCCTTCTCGATCAGCGCCACAGCCTGCGTGCCGGGAAACGGCGGCACCCTGTCCTGCAGCAGCGCCAGCTCGTCGGCGATGTCGGGCGGCATCAGGTCGCGCCGGGTGCTGAGCACCTGGCCGAACTTCACGAAGATCGGCCCCAGCCGCTCGAGCGCCATGCGCAGGCGCGCGCCACGCGGTGCATCGAGCCGGCGGCGGCGGCCGATGGTGGCCACCCGCACCAGCGCGCGCACCCAGCCCTGGCGAAAGCCCGACAGCGCCACCTGGTCCAGACCGAAGCGCAGCACGGTCAGGCCGATGTACGCCAGGCGAAAAAAATGCCCCATGAAACTGCGCTTTCAGCGACCCGCCGTCAGGCCGGCATCCGGGCGACGGCCAAGCGCGGCCGTCAACGCGACCGCATGCGGCCAGCCACCACGGCCGCGCCCTGCAGCGCGGCCTGCAGGCCACGCGCCAGCAGCGAGCCCAGGCGGTGAATCTCCTGCGCCGCCACCGGGCCGAACAGGCGCTGCAGATCGTCGGCGACATCCCAGCGCAGGTTCTTCAGCAGCCAGTCGACATCGGTGGCCAGCTGCGCATCGCCGTCGATGTCCAGCGCCGGCATGTTGCCGCCCACCACCTGCAGCGCCAGGGCGGCCGGGTTGGCGGCATCCAGGCGCACGCGCAGATCGGCGTCGACCGGCTCGCGACACCACTCCACCAGGCCGGCGGGCGTGATGCAAAAGGCCAGCGTGGGCGCCGGCTGCAGCAGGCGCGGCAGGTTCTCGAGCTCCAGCCGCAGCACCCGTCCCTGGTGGGCCAGCAGGCGCGCCAGGGCCTGGGGTTCGCGCGACAGGACATGGTTGACCACCA
This portion of the Aquabacterium sp. OR-4 genome encodes:
- a CDS encoding DUF502 domain-containing protein; this encodes MKKYLVAGLLVWLPLAITVWVMLWLLGLMDGVFSSLLSVGKAVLPVSADATIERLRDTRFLGAVVMLALLLVTGVFATNIFGQWWVRQWDRVMNRIPLVKSIYSSVKQVSDTLFSSSGNAFREAVLVQYPHQGSWTIAFVTGRPASEVAAHLDGEHIGLYVPTTPNPTSGFFLIMPRSAIRPLHMSVDEALKYIISMGVVAPPPPAPPALPVAARN
- a CDS encoding FmdB family zinc ribbon protein yields the protein MPIYAYRCTACGHAKDVLQKMSDPVLSTCPACGAEAFSKQLTAAGFQLKGSGWYATDFKSSGSAPAAAATGTAAAAAPGSSETKAAEPKAEAASSSAPAAGGCAGSCACH
- a CDS encoding sodium:solute symporter family protein translates to MNTTLIVFVVLYLLGTLALGMWAGTRIKNTTDFAIAGRSLPLIMVITTTFATWFGAETVMGIPAKFVQGGLNAIVEDPFGAGTCLILVGLFFAARLYRMNLLTIGDFYRQRYGKGIEVFCSGAIILSYLGWVAAQITALGLVFSVLTNGAMSETAGMVVGTLAVLIYVVVGGFLAVAWTDFIQMIVLVVGMSIIAVFSADLAGGAGVVFDKIGSQDLWRFLPEPSFNDVAFFIAAAVTMMLGSIPQQDVYQRVMSAKDATTARNGAVIGGVSYILFAFVPMFVVASAVVVMGDEAMTIAKEDYQRLLPTFVMSKMPLVMQILFFGALLSAIKSTSSATLLAPSTSFVENILKNLRPHMGDRQQLRAMRVSIVAFAAIVLAYAIAMKGTPIYDLVSSAYQVTLVGAFVPLVFGLYWQRATTQGAIVSVVAGIAVWVLFFPQISGLGEQFPGQLAGLLAAAAGMVLGSLAPQWLRNRHDADHHVKGLN
- the ubiB gene encoding ubiquinone biosynthesis regulatory protein kinase UbiB, whose product is MGHFFRLAYIGLTVLRFGLDQVALSGFRQGWVRALVRVATIGRRRRLDAPRGARLRMALERLGPIFVKFGQVLSTRRDLMPPDIADELALLQDRVPPFPGTQAVALIEKAFGRRLDEVFAQFDTTPVASASIAQVHFATLRNADGSPGREVAVKVLRPGMLDVIEHDLGLLYSLARVVERVWADGKRLKPKEVVAEFDTYLHDELDLVREAANAAQLRRNMQGLDLVLVPEMVWDFCTPTVMVMQRMDGVQISQIARLREAGVDIRKLARDGVTIFFTQVFRDGFFHADMHPGNIQVSIDPKSFGRYIALDFGIVGTLTDWDKEYLAQNFLAFFRRDYKRVAELHVESGWVPPNTRVDALESAIRAVCEPHFDRPLKDISLGQVLMRLFQTSRRFNVEIQPQLVLLQKTLLNIEGLGRQLDPELDLWNTAKPFLETWMQRQVGWPALVERVKNEAPRYAQLLPELPRLMHQALQRGREPDPALLALVAEQRRTNRLLQALLYGAIGFVAGALAAQVLLRWH
- a CDS encoding SCP2 sterol-binding domain-containing protein, which translates into the protein MLHNLNALLAPALMERLVLVVNHVLSREPQALARLLAHQGRVLRLELENLPRLLQPAPTLAFCITPAGLVEWCREPVDADLRVRLDAANPAALALQVVGGNMPALDIDGDAQLATDVDWLLKNLRWDVADDLQRLFGPVAAQEIHRLGSLLARGLQAALQGAAVVAGRMRSR